From one Rhipicephalus microplus isolate Deutch F79 unplaced genomic scaffold, USDA_Rmic scaffold_23, whole genome shotgun sequence genomic stretch:
- the LOC142786427 gene encoding uncharacterized protein LOC142786427 — protein MDEHPQLVANAIELRHGVTITDRWRLWQELSDALNHEVLAQEWQAWWRRPVREARRDTAAIRDAQTGTVWGWLPGFRGQVLQLTGMTRFSGVFGLTYQQQANVPTAAVEMDVEATEAAVDGSDTVTRKHLRT, from the exons atggacgaacatccccagctcgtggcgaatgccatcgagctgcggcacggcgtcaccatcaccgaccggtggcggctgtggcaagagctcagcgacgcgctgaaccatgaagtgcttgcgcaggaatggcaggcttggtggcgcaggccggtgcgcgaggcccgccgtgacaccgccgccatcagagacgcacaaac gggcactgtatggggttggctgcctggcttccgcggccaggttctacagttgactgggatgacacgcttcagtggcgtttttggtctcacctatcaacag caggcgaatgttcccactgctgcagtggaaatggatgtggaggccactgaagcggctgtagatggcagtgacacagtaacacgcaagcatctgagaacttag